The Streptomyces sp. Mut1 genome window below encodes:
- a CDS encoding amidohydrolase family protein: MQTQQRDLVIAGARVFDGRSEQVAENQGVWVSADRIRRVGPVDDVLREASTAADPRVLDAAGATVVPGLINMHVHLDLALPGDLARVAMLDDPALALHMAEEARLSLLAGVTSVRLTGTYGHIDFALRDSIDSGRTLGPRIFTAGQLVCSTGGHGWQRSREADGPAGFAAAVRDQIKHGADFIKLSLSGGMAGEHEKVTTSQLRDDELDAVLEIAHAWGRKVTAHAGPALPTMEAIRRGLDCVEHGYELTDELCRLMVERGVTYVPTITVTRCREFFNRHRMPVWMQDRALAWGDRHWESLETAIRHGVSIALGSDMPPHAEFDGTSATVRELEFMVQAGMTPHAALTAATSTGADWLGKGATIGCVREGAFADLLLVAGDPLADISAMRELSLIVKGGRTVLDQHA, from the coding sequence ATGCAGACACAGCAGAGGGATCTCGTCATCGCCGGAGCCCGCGTCTTCGACGGCCGCTCGGAGCAGGTGGCCGAGAACCAGGGCGTCTGGGTGAGCGCAGACCGCATCCGCCGGGTGGGTCCCGTGGACGATGTGCTGCGTGAGGCCTCCACCGCCGCCGACCCGCGCGTCCTGGACGCCGCCGGTGCCACCGTGGTCCCCGGCCTGATCAACATGCACGTTCACCTCGACCTCGCCCTCCCCGGCGACCTGGCCCGCGTCGCGATGCTCGACGACCCCGCACTCGCCCTGCACATGGCCGAGGAGGCCCGGCTGTCCCTGCTCGCGGGCGTCACCTCCGTACGGCTCACCGGCACCTACGGGCACATCGACTTCGCCCTGCGCGACTCCATCGACAGCGGCCGCACCCTCGGCCCGCGCATCTTCACCGCCGGCCAGCTCGTCTGCTCCACGGGCGGACACGGCTGGCAGCGCAGCCGTGAGGCCGACGGCCCCGCGGGCTTCGCCGCCGCCGTGCGCGACCAGATCAAGCACGGCGCGGACTTCATCAAGCTGTCGCTGTCCGGCGGGATGGCCGGCGAGCACGAGAAGGTCACGACGTCCCAGCTGCGCGACGACGAACTCGACGCGGTCCTGGAGATCGCCCACGCGTGGGGGCGGAAGGTGACCGCGCACGCCGGCCCCGCCCTTCCCACCATGGAGGCGATCCGGCGCGGCCTCGACTGTGTGGAGCACGGCTACGAACTGACCGACGAACTCTGCCGGCTGATGGTCGAGCGCGGCGTCACCTACGTACCGACCATCACCGTCACCCGGTGCAGGGAGTTCTTCAACCGACACCGCATGCCGGTCTGGATGCAGGACCGCGCCCTGGCCTGGGGCGACCGCCACTGGGAGAGCCTGGAGACGGCGATCCGGCACGGCGTCAGCATCGCCCTGGGCAGCGACATGCCCCCGCACGCCGAGTTCGACGGCACGTCGGCGACCGTGCGCGAGCTCGAATTCATGGTGCAGGCGGGCATGACTCCGCACGCCGCGCTCACGGCCGCCACCTCCACGGGCGCCGACTGGCTGGGCAAGGGGGCCACGATCGGCTGCGTCCGCGAAGGCGCGTTCGCCGACCTCCTGCTCGTCGCCGGCGACCCGCTCGCCGACATCTCCGCCATGCGCGAGCTGAGCCTGATCGTCAAGGGCGGCCGCACGGTACTCGACCAGCACGCGTGA
- a CDS encoding MFS transporter encodes MAVPAHIESPVGRSLGRVVVSSSIGTAMEWYDYFLYVAGGTLLFDKLFFPQLSPAVGTIAALGTLAVGSVSKPLGGMLFGHLGDRLGRKTVLVLTLVIMGVSTTVVGLLPTAATIGGWAPVLLVVLRFVQGLAAGGEWGGSVLLVAEHTPAHRRGFFTSMTQSGIALGFLAATGIFALFSGVLSQQQFESWGWRVPFLASVVLVAVGLYMRLKVDESPEFAALQARGKQARAPIAEVFRHHRKSALVTIGARLGESGFSSLVQLAVLVYGVDVLHVSPTMALVALMVGFAVEMVTMVGFGRLSDRVGRRPVYMVGATAAAVLAFPLIWMLGSGNGLLLILAVSLAFGTGHAGMIGVVPSFFTELFPADLRYSGMSVNLISGGITAVFPLAVSALILWSGGSLWPLAGLLVVIALIGLASVYWAEETHHLDRADATHPEPAHALAADTHS; translated from the coding sequence ATGGCAGTTCCGGCGCACATCGAATCCCCGGTCGGCCGGTCGCTGGGGCGGGTCGTGGTGTCGAGCTCGATCGGCACGGCCATGGAGTGGTACGACTACTTCCTGTACGTGGCCGGCGGCACCCTGCTCTTCGACAAGCTCTTCTTCCCGCAGCTCAGCCCCGCGGTCGGCACCATCGCAGCCCTCGGAACCCTGGCCGTCGGATCGGTGAGCAAGCCCCTGGGCGGAATGCTGTTCGGGCACCTCGGAGACCGGCTGGGCCGCAAGACCGTACTGGTGCTGACCCTGGTGATCATGGGTGTGTCGACCACGGTGGTCGGCCTGCTGCCGACGGCGGCGACCATCGGTGGCTGGGCTCCGGTCCTCCTGGTCGTCCTGCGCTTCGTGCAGGGCCTGGCGGCAGGCGGTGAGTGGGGCGGTTCGGTGCTGCTGGTGGCCGAACACACCCCGGCACACCGCCGCGGGTTCTTCACCAGCATGACCCAGTCCGGCATCGCGCTGGGCTTTCTTGCCGCCACCGGGATCTTCGCCCTGTTCTCCGGAGTCCTCTCCCAGCAGCAGTTCGAGTCCTGGGGGTGGCGGGTTCCGTTCCTGGCCAGCGTCGTGCTCGTCGCCGTGGGGCTCTACATGAGGCTCAAGGTCGACGAGAGCCCCGAGTTCGCCGCGCTCCAGGCGCGCGGCAAGCAGGCCCGCGCCCCCATCGCCGAGGTCTTCCGCCACCACCGCAAGAGCGCCCTGGTCACGATCGGTGCCCGGCTCGGCGAATCCGGCTTCTCCTCGCTCGTGCAGCTGGCGGTCCTCGTCTACGGCGTCGACGTCCTGCACGTCAGCCCGACGATGGCCCTGGTCGCCCTCATGGTCGGATTCGCGGTCGAGATGGTGACCATGGTCGGCTTCGGACGGCTCAGCGACCGCGTCGGCCGGCGGCCCGTGTACATGGTGGGTGCGACGGCGGCCGCCGTGCTGGCCTTCCCCCTGATCTGGATGCTCGGCAGCGGGAACGGCCTGCTTCTCATTCTGGCGGTGTCGCTCGCCTTCGGAACCGGCCACGCGGGGATGATCGGCGTCGTGCCGAGCTTCTTCACCGAGCTCTTCCCCGCGGACCTCCGCTACAGCGGCATGTCGGTCAACCTCATCTCGGGCGGCATCACGGCCGTCTTTCCGCTGGCCGTCTCGGCGCTGATCCTCTGGTCCGGCGGCTCGCTGTGGCCCCTGGCCGGCCTCCTCGTCGTCATCGCCCTCATAGGCCTGGCGTCCGTGTACTGGGCGGAGGAGACCCACCACCTCGACCGCGCCGACGCCACCCACCCCGAACCGGCACACGCCCTGGCCGCCGACACACACAGCTGA
- a CDS encoding helix-turn-helix domain-containing protein, which yields MISQQLRMLRTQRGLSLRALAAETGVSATLLSQIERDVTEPSLATLRRLAGFFGESVSALFDDQHSPPVWVSRPGNRSTITGPRGRLRYERLTPSNGQMEVLRGVLAPGETTADEMWAHPSLECTVVVAGTLTVDLGSDSHVVAAGEAITFDARQPHRYRNASDTAVEFHVSVTPPNP from the coding sequence ATGATCAGTCAACAATTGCGGATGCTCCGGACCCAGCGCGGCCTGAGCCTGCGCGCGCTCGCCGCGGAGACCGGCGTGTCCGCCACACTGCTCAGCCAGATCGAGCGCGACGTGACCGAGCCGAGCCTGGCGACGCTGCGCCGTCTCGCTGGCTTCTTCGGGGAGTCCGTCTCCGCGCTCTTCGACGATCAGCACAGCCCGCCGGTGTGGGTGAGCAGGCCGGGCAACCGCTCGACGATCACGGGGCCGCGCGGCAGACTCCGTTACGAGCGCCTGACGCCGAGCAACGGCCAGATGGAGGTGCTGCGGGGCGTCCTCGCCCCCGGCGAGACGACCGCCGACGAGATGTGGGCGCACCCCTCGCTGGAGTGCACCGTGGTGGTCGCGGGCACCCTCACCGTCGATCTCGGCTCCGACTCCCACGTGGTCGCCGCCGGTGAGGCCATCACCTTCGACGCGCGGCAGCCCCACCGTTACCGCAACGCCTCGGACACGGCCGTCGAGTTCCACGTGTCGGTGACCCCGCCGAACCCGTGA
- a CDS encoding DUF1295 domain-containing protein: protein MAVVRRIAPFAIYAVLFAGLVTQSGPARFAVVNLAVQLVVFGVGACLPAHRTGFMSYVDVAWPWGLVALGVQVLVFGDARSPATMATAVIYLLMGLRMGAWSLRFMVLTRLPVELPRYRYQRRRWERDGFRGERLSLQVEILVQCGANATVLAIPALLAAERSGTFDALSVTAAALWALAWVAESAADRQKARFTRRSRRGSVHRTCDAGLWRYSRHPNYFAQWMQWNSLILLSLPVLTARWGEVPLVPDLLTAFGLAWISWTMYHTLVYYTGAVPAEHFSLGKRPDYDLYRRTTNRFFPGPRRPAPAAAGTPAAVGPRRDGGSRPDRR, encoded by the coding sequence ATGGCCGTCGTGAGACGCATCGCGCCGTTCGCGATCTATGCCGTGTTGTTCGCCGGGCTGGTGACCCAGTCCGGTCCCGCCCGGTTCGCGGTCGTCAATCTGGCCGTGCAACTGGTCGTCTTCGGGGTGGGTGCCTGCCTGCCCGCCCATCGCACCGGCTTCATGTCCTACGTGGACGTGGCCTGGCCCTGGGGGCTGGTCGCGCTGGGCGTCCAGGTGCTGGTCTTCGGGGACGCCAGGTCGCCCGCCACCATGGCCACAGCGGTGATCTATCTGCTGATGGGGCTTCGGATGGGGGCCTGGTCCCTGCGGTTCATGGTGCTCACCCGGCTGCCGGTCGAGCTGCCGCGCTACCGCTACCAGCGGCGGCGCTGGGAGCGGGACGGTTTCCGGGGCGAGAGGCTGTCCCTGCAGGTCGAGATCCTGGTCCAGTGCGGGGCCAACGCCACTGTCCTGGCGATTCCCGCCCTGCTCGCCGCGGAGCGGTCGGGGACGTTCGATGCCCTGAGCGTCACGGCGGCCGCCCTGTGGGCCCTTGCCTGGGTGGCCGAATCGGCCGCCGACCGGCAGAAGGCCCGCTTCACCCGCCGGAGCCGCCGCGGGAGTGTGCACCGCACCTGCGACGCCGGGCTGTGGCGCTACAGCCGGCACCCCAACTACTTCGCCCAGTGGATGCAGTGGAACAGCCTGATCCTGCTCTCGCTGCCGGTGCTGACGGCCCGTTGGGGCGAGGTGCCTCTGGTGCCTGATCTTCTGACGGCGTTCGGTCTGGCCTGGATCTCCTGGACCATGTACCACACGCTCGTGTACTACACGGGTGCCGTTCCCGCGGAACACTTCAGCCTGGGGAAGCGCCCCGACTACGACCTGTACCGGCGCACGACCAACCGCTTCTTCCCCGGCCCCCGGCGCCCCGCGCCGGCCGCGGCCGGAACGCCCGCCGCCGTCGGCCCCCGGAGGGACGGCGGAAGCCGGCCGGACCGGCGGTGA
- a CDS encoding QsdR family transcriptional regulator, protein MMSPPQEIPDPLPVDDPVLRAAVAMFDRDGWIDARALAQEAGIGRATLYRRYGDRDRLLGEVIWSIATAEFARVHPRCRGRGADGIADLVHAILHTSARLPSMRRFLADHPETALRVMTSRDGVMQHRLISTLTRIVRAEIGEPDDTDAATLAYAVTRVGESFYYRELITGEPADIDAAAVVIRRLLR, encoded by the coding sequence ATGATGTCTCCACCGCAAGAGATCCCCGATCCCCTCCCCGTGGACGACCCGGTGCTGCGCGCGGCGGTCGCCATGTTCGACCGGGACGGCTGGATCGACGCCCGCGCGCTGGCCCAGGAGGCCGGAATCGGCCGCGCGACGCTCTACCGGAGGTACGGCGACCGGGACCGCCTGCTCGGGGAGGTGATCTGGTCGATCGCCACGGCCGAGTTCGCCCGGGTCCACCCCCGGTGCCGCGGGCGGGGCGCCGACGGGATCGCCGACCTGGTCCACGCGATACTGCACACCAGCGCGCGACTTCCGTCGATGCGCCGGTTCCTGGCCGACCATCCGGAGACCGCCCTGCGGGTCATGACCTCACGCGACGGCGTCATGCAGCACCGGCTCATCTCGACGCTCACCCGCATCGTCCGGGCCGAGATCGGCGAACCCGACGACACCGACGCGGCCACCCTCGCATACGCCGTCACCCGCGTCGGCGAGTCCTTCTACTACCGGGAACTGATCACCGGCGAGCCGGCCGACATCGACGCCGCCGCCGTCGTCATCCGCCGGCTCCTGCGCTGA
- a CDS encoding spore-associated protein encodes MRKIRNIATAGALTTLMVGATAAFGPSASAAPNVTPQGVCGSSYKTVNSAAVGSLGTLYLTYNASNGKNCVVTIRSNPGAALDMSASVYIPDTDAWSDDTGKFTSYAGPVYAYGKGHCVSWSGHIDNVYVSVDNSNCASLKEHRVLEVR; translated from the coding sequence ATGCGAAAGATCCGTAATATCGCGACTGCCGGGGCACTGACCACGCTGATGGTGGGCGCGACCGCCGCGTTCGGCCCGTCCGCCTCGGCGGCGCCCAACGTCACACCGCAGGGTGTCTGCGGGAGTTCGTACAAGACGGTGAACTCGGCCGCCGTGGGCTCCCTCGGCACGCTCTACCTGACGTACAACGCCTCGAACGGCAAGAACTGTGTGGTGACCATCCGCTCCAACCCGGGCGCCGCGCTGGACATGAGCGCGTCCGTCTACATCCCCGACACCGACGCCTGGTCGGACGACACCGGGAAGTTCACGTCGTACGCCGGTCCGGTCTACGCCTACGGCAAGGGCCACTGCGTCAGCTGGAGCGGCCACATCGACAACGTGTACGTGTCGGTGGACAACAGCAACTGCGCCTCGCTCAAGGAGCACCGGGTCCTCGAAGTCCGCTGA
- a CDS encoding 3-oxoacyl-ACP synthase III family protein: protein MTVALDQTLFHQTGVGLSVPFAISGTGMHLPPAVVTNQELTRTLDTSDEWITSRTGIRERRRLAPDLATSDMCVAAAHPALAAAGIEPAQLDAVIVASYTGDQPLLSTALIVKDALGAHRALSLDVTQAACASGIQAMLIAAHLLQNPSISTILLVAADCASRITGPTDRTTRVFFGDAAAAVVLTRSDTPGAGLLSYDLGSQLSYDVQIPAGGSRLPASAATVAAGDHYLYMDGRAVWNAATTRLPESISSAAQRAAVPIDEVRHFFLHQANLNILTETLAALGVPRERATVTIDRLGNTGSAGLFTALHATVAAGALLPGDTYVLAGIGAGFQWGTLCLRHA from the coding sequence ATGACCGTCGCCCTGGACCAGACCCTGTTCCACCAGACGGGCGTCGGCCTGTCCGTGCCGTTCGCCATCTCCGGGACCGGGATGCACCTGCCGCCGGCGGTCGTCACCAACCAGGAGCTCACCCGCACCCTGGACACGAGCGACGAGTGGATCACCAGCCGCACCGGAATCCGTGAACGTCGCCGTCTGGCCCCGGACCTGGCGACCTCCGACATGTGCGTCGCCGCAGCCCACCCGGCCCTGGCCGCCGCCGGAATCGAACCCGCCCAACTGGACGCGGTCATCGTGGCCAGCTACACGGGGGACCAGCCGCTCCTTTCCACCGCGCTGATCGTCAAGGACGCCCTGGGGGCACACCGGGCCCTGTCCCTCGATGTCACCCAGGCTGCCTGCGCCTCCGGCATCCAGGCCATGCTGATCGCCGCTCACCTCCTGCAGAACCCCTCCATCAGCACGATCCTCCTCGTCGCGGCCGACTGCGCATCCCGGATCACCGGCCCCACCGACCGCACCACCCGGGTGTTCTTCGGAGACGCCGCGGCAGCCGTCGTCCTCACCCGGTCGGACACCCCTGGCGCGGGCCTGCTGTCCTACGACCTCGGCTCCCAGCTGTCCTACGACGTCCAGATTCCCGCCGGTGGCTCCCGGCTGCCCGCCAGCGCCGCCACCGTCGCCGCCGGGGACCACTACCTGTACATGGACGGCCGTGCGGTCTGGAACGCGGCAACCACACGCCTTCCGGAGAGCATCAGCAGCGCCGCCCAGCGCGCCGCCGTGCCGATCGACGAGGTCCGGCACTTCTTCCTGCACCAGGCGAACCTGAACATCCTCACCGAGACCCTGGCCGCTCTGGGCGTTCCCCGGGAACGGGCCACCGTCACCATCGACCGACTCGGCAACACCGGATCGGCAGGCCTGTTCACGGCACTTCACGCCACCGTCGCCGCAGGTGCCCTGCTCCCGGGAGACACCTACGTGCTGGCCGGGATCGGCGCGGGCTTCCAGTGGGGAACCCTCTGCCTCCGCCACGCCTGA
- a CDS encoding ABC transporter ATP-binding protein, with translation MSGLTVRRTGPRGSFAAVDGVSLEVPSGTTLGLVGESGSGKSSLAGAIVGLVPVQSGRILIDGRETRARTVRDRRRLGRRVQIVLQDPDTALDPRMTAGQALAEAATVYRRLDRAARAERVTELLRLVGLDPGLAGRLPRQLSGGQRQRVALARALAVEPGLLIADEITSALDVSVQASVLNTIRGLQRRLGLSMLFIGHNLPAVCHVSDAVAVMRHGRIVETAPTETLLRAPRHPYTRTLLASVPSLRTPLAGERPT, from the coding sequence GTGAGTGGGCTCACCGTCCGCCGCACCGGCCCCCGGGGCTCGTTCGCCGCCGTGGACGGTGTCTCGCTGGAGGTCCCGTCCGGCACCACCCTCGGGCTCGTGGGGGAGTCCGGCTCCGGCAAGTCCAGCCTGGCCGGAGCGATCGTCGGCCTCGTCCCCGTACAGAGCGGCCGGATCCTGATCGACGGCCGGGAGACCCGAGCCCGGACCGTCCGCGACCGGCGGCGCCTCGGCCGACGGGTCCAGATCGTCCTCCAGGACCCGGACACGGCGCTCGACCCGCGGATGACGGCAGGCCAGGCACTCGCCGAGGCCGCCACCGTCTACCGCCGGCTCGACCGGGCCGCCCGCGCCGAGCGCGTCACCGAACTGCTCCGCCTCGTCGGCCTGGACCCCGGGCTCGCCGGCCGCCTGCCGCGGCAGCTGTCCGGCGGCCAGCGCCAGCGGGTGGCTCTCGCCCGCGCCCTGGCCGTCGAGCCGGGCCTGCTGATCGCCGACGAGATCACCTCGGCACTCGACGTGTCGGTGCAGGCATCCGTACTCAACACGATCCGCGGACTCCAGCGACGGCTCGGGCTCTCCATGCTGTTCATCGGCCACAACCTGCCCGCGGTCTGCCACGTCTCCGACGCCGTCGCGGTGATGCGGCACGGGCGGATCGTGGAGACCGCTCCCACCGAGACGCTCCTGCGCGCACCGAGGCACCCGTACACCCGGACGCTGCTCGCCTCCGTGCCTTCGCTCCGCACACCCCTGGCAGGGGAAAGGCCCACGTGA
- a CDS encoding dipeptide/oligopeptide/nickel ABC transporter permease/ATP-binding protein → MPRPSALGRSPMAWVTGVMLASLVVLALAGPLLWGAAADRPNPSAVLLGPSAAHPAGTDGLGRDLLARVLTATRPSLLLALASVVLGATAGVLLGACTAVLGRRARRLTAGLINLLLAFPALLLAMFLAVVFGAGTTGAVLALAAAAVPGFARLAQTLAAGVAGTDHLAAARVLGLRRHRLLWRHVLPNIAEPLLLSVTTAAGTALVALSGLSFLGLGVQPPGYDWGQLLSQGLDRIYAEPLPALAPGLALLYAALAFQLLGEVLAGSAAGRGPVARIPAQRPAPSGPAEGGTVLQVDDLTVELPTPGGTIRPVRGVSLSLRPGEIVGLVGESGSGKSLTALAIADLLPYGARVSRRTLRLLGADLAALTRKERDRHLATGLSVIFQNPASALNPSLRIGTQLTEAVRTHRGASRAQATAEAVDALRRVGLPPAVLRSRPHQLSGGQRQRVMIAAGLMVRPGLIIADEPTTALDVTVQRQITRLLTDIRRDTSAAILFISHDIALVGEFCERVLVMYAGTVVEALPAARLADRTRHPYTRALVTSVPDLTAGRDRPLPTVEGAPPDPLAPAPGCPFEPRCPRRQDLCAEQAPPLDDLGAGHRVACWYPLPVTADTKPVTAS, encoded by the coding sequence ATGCCCCGTCCCTCCGCGCTCGGGCGCTCACCCATGGCCTGGGTCACCGGCGTCATGCTGGCGTCGCTCGTCGTGCTCGCCCTGGCCGGCCCGCTCCTGTGGGGCGCGGCGGCCGACCGCCCGAATCCCTCGGCCGTGCTCCTGGGCCCCTCGGCAGCGCACCCGGCCGGCACGGACGGTCTCGGCCGGGACCTGCTGGCCCGCGTCCTGACGGCCACCCGCCCCTCCCTGCTGCTCGCGCTGGCGTCGGTCGTGCTCGGTGCGACCGCCGGTGTGCTCCTCGGGGCCTGCACCGCCGTCCTCGGACGGCGCGCCCGCCGGCTGACGGCCGGGCTGATCAACCTCCTGCTCGCCTTCCCGGCGCTCCTGCTCGCGATGTTCCTCGCGGTGGTGTTCGGCGCGGGCACGACGGGTGCGGTGCTGGCCCTCGCCGCCGCGGCCGTACCCGGGTTCGCCCGGCTCGCCCAGACCCTCGCCGCGGGCGTCGCCGGCACCGACCACCTGGCCGCGGCCCGGGTCCTCGGCCTGCGCCGCCACCGGCTGCTGTGGCGTCATGTCCTGCCCAACATCGCCGAGCCGCTGCTCCTGAGCGTCACCACGGCGGCGGGCACCGCCCTGGTCGCGCTCTCCGGGCTGAGCTTCCTCGGCCTGGGCGTCCAGCCACCCGGCTACGACTGGGGGCAGCTGCTCAGCCAGGGGCTCGACCGGATCTACGCCGAACCGCTGCCCGCACTCGCCCCGGGCCTGGCCCTGCTCTACGCCGCCCTGGCCTTCCAACTGCTCGGCGAGGTCCTGGCCGGCAGCGCCGCCGGGCGCGGCCCGGTGGCGCGCATCCCCGCGCAGAGGCCCGCCCCGAGCGGCCCCGCCGAGGGCGGAACGGTCCTCCAGGTCGACGACCTCACCGTCGAACTGCCGACCCCGGGCGGCACGATCCGTCCGGTGCGCGGTGTGAGCCTCTCACTGCGGCCGGGCGAGATCGTCGGGCTCGTCGGCGAGTCGGGTTCGGGCAAGTCGCTCACCGCGCTGGCGATCGCCGACCTGCTCCCGTACGGCGCCCGGGTGTCCCGGCGCACGCTGCGTCTGCTCGGGGCCGACCTCGCCGCCCTGACACGGAAGGAACGGGACCGGCACCTCGCGACGGGCCTGTCGGTGATCTTCCAGAACCCGGCTTCCGCGCTCAACCCGTCCCTGCGGATCGGCACCCAGCTCACCGAGGCCGTCCGCACCCACCGCGGTGCGAGCCGCGCGCAGGCCACCGCGGAGGCCGTTGATGCCCTGCGCCGGGTCGGGCTGCCCCCTGCGGTGCTGCGCTCACGTCCCCACCAGCTCTCCGGCGGCCAGCGCCAACGCGTGATGATCGCCGCCGGGCTGATGGTGCGGCCGGGACTGATCATCGCCGACGAACCGACCACCGCCCTCGACGTCACCGTCCAGCGGCAGATCACCCGGCTGCTCACCGACATCCGGCGGGACACATCCGCCGCGATCCTGTTCATCAGCCATGACATCGCGCTCGTGGGAGAGTTCTGCGAACGGGTCCTGGTGATGTACGCGGGCACTGTCGTCGAGGCGCTGCCCGCCGCCCGCCTCGCCGACCGCACCCGTCACCCCTACACCCGGGCCCTGGTCACATCGGTGCCGGACCTCACGGCCGGCCGCGACCGGCCCCTGCCGACGGTCGAGGGCGCGCCGCCCGATCCGCTCGCGCCCGCGCCGGGGTGCCCGTTCGAGCCCCGCTGCCCACGCCGCCAGGATCTCTGCGCCGAGCAGGCCCCGCCTCTCGACGACCTCGGTGCGGGCCACCGGGTCGCCTGCTGGTATCCGCTGCCGGTGACAGCGGACACGAAGCCGGTGACCGCGTCGTGA
- a CDS encoding ABC transporter permease, which produces MSVPQLLRHPWTVFLGRRGLRLAVSLGIVLTASFAMVRLIPGDPVRAALGVDAAPGLVAARRHALGLDTPFLSQYRHYVDGLLHGDLGTSLVTGAPVAELVRTRLPATLEIAGLAFLTALAIALPGGLLAALRTRDGRRPRTELVFTSVTAGLTGVPDFVLASGLTALLAVGLPLFPVAGAAGVASLVLPVLALSLTPTAMLLRLVRVEALKVLNEDYLRTARSKRLSSARRCLRHAAPNMAAATLTVAGSLLPALVAGTVLVEKVFAWPGIGSAMAQSVVAQDYPVVQAMVLVLGTTVLLAGLLVDVLLAVLDPRSAIREL; this is translated from the coding sequence ATGTCCGTTCCCCAGCTGCTCCGGCACCCCTGGACCGTGTTCCTCGGCCGCCGCGGTCTCAGGCTCGCCGTCTCCCTGGGCATCGTGCTCACCGCGTCCTTCGCGATGGTCCGCCTCATCCCGGGCGATCCGGTCAGGGCCGCGCTCGGCGTCGACGCCGCCCCCGGTCTGGTGGCCGCCCGCAGGCACGCCCTCGGGCTCGACACGCCCTTCCTGTCCCAGTACCGGCACTACGTGGACGGCCTCCTGCACGGCGACCTCGGTACCTCGCTGGTCACCGGAGCACCGGTCGCGGAACTGGTCCGCACCCGGCTGCCGGCCACGCTGGAGATCGCCGGTCTCGCCTTCCTCACCGCTCTCGCCATCGCCCTGCCCGGCGGCCTGCTCGCCGCCCTCCGCACCCGCGACGGCCGCCGCCCGCGCACCGAGCTGGTGTTCACCTCGGTCACGGCCGGACTGACCGGGGTGCCGGACTTCGTGCTGGCGTCCGGGCTCACCGCGCTGCTCGCCGTCGGCCTTCCCCTGTTCCCGGTGGCCGGAGCGGCGGGCGTCGCGTCCCTCGTCCTCCCCGTCCTCGCGCTCTCCCTCACTCCCACCGCGATGCTGTTACGCCTGGTCAGAGTGGAGGCGCTGAAGGTGCTCAACGAGGACTACCTGCGCACCGCCCGGAGCAAGCGGCTGTCGTCCGCACGCCGCTGTCTCCGGCACGCGGCACCGAACATGGCCGCCGCCACGCTCACCGTCGCCGGGAGCCTGCTGCCCGCCCTCGTCGCGGGCACCGTGCTGGTCGAGAAGGTCTTCGCCTGGCCCGGCATCGGCTCCGCCATGGCCCAGTCCGTGGTCGCGCAGGACTACCCGGTGGTCCAGGCCATGGTGCTGGTGCTAGGCACCACCGTGCTGCTCGCCGGTCTCCTGGTCGACGTGCTGCTCGCCGTGCTCGATCCCCGCTCGGCGATCCGGGAGTTGTGA